Genomic segment of Bacteroidia bacterium:
ACCCTTAAAAGTTATCTTTTTGCATTCAAATTGCATTCTGGTAATGTTGTTAAAACAAAACACTTTATTTATTTTTTTTCATCTTCACAACCCATAGTCGATGAAGTTGGCAAATAGTAACCACAGAAATTGAAAAATAATTAAATTTATTTTTTATGTTTCTCATATTATGACACTTGAAATACAATTTTTAAATGAACATTTTTTAGATTTTTTTAGAAATTACTGAAAATCGCCTTGTTTTCGCCCGGAATTCGCAAATTTTCGCCTGATTTTCGACCAAAATTTTCATTTTGCATCCTGTATCGTCCTGAAAATAGTTGATTTTTAGCTGTATTTACAGGCAGAACAGCTAATAAAATAAAAAAAGATTTTAAAATGTACAATTTGAATCGAACTTTTAGTTTTAAATGAAATTCTCTATTCATATAAAAAAAAGCTGATAGAATTTTTCTATCAGCTTTTTTCAGATTTATTTTGCACGTTATTTACCCGAAAATAATTACACAGATACCACTGCAATAGTTTTAATTACTCACTGGTTGCTTGATCTCTTCCTCCTTCCGTTATTTTCACGTATTACTTTCAGATTCTCATTCAAAAATTTCTCAACATCACAGGCACGGTAATACATACGATGCTTTATTTGGGAGAAAGGAAGCATATGTTCATCACGATACATTTGCAAGGTACGTTTGGAACAGCAGAAGATTTTGCACAGAGCTTCGTTATCAAGCCAACGTTCACTCAAAGGATAGCTGGATGTTCTTACTGCTTTTTTAAGCTCCTCTTCAAACTTATCGAGTTTTGCCATGATATTATCATAGACAGCAGACTCCATTGTTATGACATTCATAAAATGTTTTTTTTAATGTTAGACAATCGATGAATGGTCAGTTGCAACTTAAACCTGT
This window contains:
- a CDS encoding helix-turn-helix domain-containing protein — its product is MNVITMESAVYDNIMAKLDKFEEELKKAVRTSSYPLSERWLDNEALCKIFCCSKRTLQMYRDEHMLPFSQIKHRMYYRACDVEKFLNENLKVIRENNGRRKRSSNQ